The sequence ACCAGAAGACGATTCAGCATCTCAATGTCACTCGTTACTAGACTCGATACCATAATTTAACCCCCTTACTCAAGACTCTAACAGGGCTGAAAGTCCCATTTGAGTCTGCTCATAGGGGCTAAATTCACTCACGGATTGACGTAAAAATCGGGTGATGTCTCCATGACGTTTCACCGCCTCGTCAGTTTCTTCATCTTCTCCCTCAACATACTCACCTACTCTAATTAATAATTGAACTTCGTCATACAATGACAAGAGTTGCCTCACTCTGGCGGCATGCTCTGTTTGCTCCTGTGTCACAATTTGATCCATGACACGGCTGACGCTGGCATTGATATCTATGGCAGGATAATGTCCCGCTCCAGCCAATTTACGCGACAACACGATATGGCCATCGAGCAAAGAGCGGACTTCGTCGGCAATGGGTTCATTCATATTGTCTCCCTCCACCAATACGGTGTATATTCCGGTAATACTGCCTTTTGCTGCAGGTCCTGCCCGCTCAACTAACGCCGACAGATTGACAAAAACACTCGGTGGGAATCCATTCGATACTGCGGCTTCCCCCGCCGCTAAACTGATCTCTCGAGCACTGCGGGCAAAACGTGTCAATGAATCCACCATCAAGAGCACATTCTTACCCTGATCACGAAAGTATTCGGCTATGGTTGTCGCTGTTAATGTCGCCTTCATCCGCTCCAGTGGTGGCCTGTCAGAGGTGGCGACCACCATCACAGTTCGCGACCTCGCTTCTGGGGATAAGTTATATTCAATAAACTCCCGCACTTCACGTCCTCGCTCTCCCACAAGCGCTAACACAATCACATCGGCTTGGCTGTGGGAGGCTATCATCCCGAGCAAGGTGCTCTTACCACCACCCGCTGCGGCAAAGATGCCAATCCTCTGACCGACACCACAAGTGAGAATACTATCGATAGCCCGGATCCCCAGTGGCATGATGTCATGGATCAAGCTGCGACTCAGAGGATCCGGAGCGCTGGCATAGTTAGGCCTGATCTCAGTACAACTCAATGGATCCCCGTCCATTACAGCGCCGAAGCCATCCACCACTCGTCCCAGCAAACTCTGGCCTAGAAACACTTGATGACCGTGACCTAGTGGCTCGACTAAGGCTCCAGTTTTCAGCCAACTAGTGACATCGAAGGGGGAAAGCACCACCTCATCACCTTTCACCGCCACCACTTCGGCCTTAAGCTCATCGTCGATAACACACAACTCCCCCTGGTGAGCACCGGGCAGAGTGGCACGTACAACCGTGGCTCCCACCTCCTGTACCTTACCGAAATAACGCACCGGGGCAGCAGGACTTGGCTCCACTTGCGAGAACAAGCTGGTTTCTAAAAATGAACTCATAGCTTGAATATCGGGTAGATTCATCGTGTATTCCTCCTATATTCTTGTCTTTATTCTAACTGGCCATAGCCCTGTATAGGACTTCACCTACTGAGGCAATATGTGCTTGTATCTTTCATTTAGCTGGCCATAGCCGCATCTAACGCTTCACCCACCAGATCGACATGGGCTAGCACCTTAATCTCGGCGTCATCTCCTAGCTCCTGAAATGACAATACGGGAGTGGTAAACAATTCACGTTCTATAATTTTTCTCAGGTAGCGACGCACATCAAGGGAAGTGAGTAACACGCAGGCTTGCTGAGGAGGCAGCTCGGCCTTTAAGGTGGTTAAGATCAAATTACTTTGCTCCATATCCAATGCCGAGTAAGATCCCGCAGTGGATTGGCGTATCGATTCACGGATCAAATTTTCAATCCCTTCTCCCACCATCAATACCGAGATCCAGCCCTGTGGTGTGGCAAAATTACGACGAATATGACGACGCAATGCAATACGCACATATTCTGTCAGCATGATGATGTCTTTCTCTTTTGACACCCACTCCACTAAGGTCTCGAAGATGGTACGCAGATCGCGAATGGAGATACCTTCCTCCACCAGACGCTGAAGGATTTCAGCCACCTTACCCACCGACAGCATGCGTTGTAGCTCTTTAACCAACTCGCCATATCTGGCCTCCATGGCATCCATCAGGTAACGGGTCTCCTGTACCCCAATAAATTCACCGGCATATCTGCCGATCACCTTACCGACTATGTAAGCCGGGATCTGCTCAGCGCTACAGACAGATAAACCTTGTTCACGGGCCTGCTCGAGTACATTGCCTTTAATCCAATGAAGTTCCTCACCACTAAAAGGAAGAGTCTCGACTCTACTGGGCAAGGTCACCATGGGCTCGACCAAGAGAGATTCGTCCAAGTCGAACTGTAGCTGCAATACAGGCTCCTGATACAAGAGTACGTCACACAACCCCGAGTTACCCTTCTTCGCGATTTGCAGCTGAATCTCCGGAAGAGGCACTCCTAGCTGCTCGAACAGCTGCCAACGCAGACGTTGTAATGCCTCTTTCACTCCTTGACTGGGGACATCCGCCCCCAGATAGAGCATTAAGGGCACAGCTCCCGGTGCCATATTCTCATCGCCCCCCTCATTGACACTGGTATTATCAGAGAAATGTGGATGTTCAGCCTGCTCACCCTCCTGCTTTTTCTTACGAACTAACCACCAAGAGGAAGCTAAGGTGACCGCGCCTAACAGGCCAAACACCAGCATTGGAAAACCGGGAATAAATGCAAAGATAAACATCACCATCCCGGCCATCTGCAAAGATGAAGGCTGGCGCCCCACCTGCGCGACCAATTCGTTAGCCAAATTTTGACGTTGTTCACCCGGTACTCGAGTGACAATAAGCCCAGCGGTAATAGAGATAAGCAACGAAGGAATTTGTGCAATCAGGCCATCACCTACCGATAACACCGCATAGGTATTAACTGCTTCCGAGGCCGACATATTATGTTGCATCACCCCCACTGCAATCCCCCCTAAGATATTAGTGAGGATGACTATTATGCTGGCAATGGCATCTCCCTTAACAAACTTCATCGCCCCATCCATGGCACCATAGAGCTGACTCTCTTTTTGTACCTGTGCCCGTTGACGTTTAGCTTCTTTAGCGTCGATGATCCCAGCGCGCATGTCGCCATCTATGCTCATCTGTTTACCCGGCATGGCATCGAGAGAAAAACGGGCGCTCACTTCGGCGACCCGTTCTGAGCCTTTGGTGATCACGATAAATTGCACTATGGTGATGATGGCAAATATGATGATCCCCACCGCCAAGTTTCCCCCAACCACGAAATTACCGAAGGTGTAAACGATATCTCCGGCGTCATGTTGCAATAAGATCAACCTACTGGTGCTGATAGTCAGTGCCAAACGGTACAAAGTCGTGATTAACAATAATGAAGGGAAAACAGAGAACTCTAAGGGATCACGGATATAGATAGCGATCATCAATAACACAATCGATAAACATAAATTAAAGGCGATGAGTACATCAATTAAGGCTGTGGGAAGTGGCAAGATCATCATAAATACAGCCACCATCAACATGGCGCTGAGAATGATATCGTGTCTGCCTGCGGCTTTACTTAACCAGCGACCGATAAGGTTCATAATTGACCTCCTGTGATGACTTTACTCAGGAATTTTTGCTGCATCAGACAAAGATGATACCAATCATGTGCCTGACT is a genomic window of Shewanella psychrophila containing:
- a CDS encoding EscV/YscV/HrcV family type III secretion system export apparatus protein; the protein is MNLIGRWLSKAAGRHDIILSAMLMVAVFMMILPLPTALIDVLIAFNLCLSIVLLMIAIYIRDPLEFSVFPSLLLITTLYRLALTISTSRLILLQHDAGDIVYTFGNFVVGGNLAVGIIIFAIITIVQFIVITKGSERVAEVSARFSLDAMPGKQMSIDGDMRAGIIDAKEAKRQRAQVQKESQLYGAMDGAMKFVKGDAIASIIVILTNILGGIAVGVMQHNMSASEAVNTYAVLSVGDGLIAQIPSLLISITAGLIVTRVPGEQRQNLANELVAQVGRQPSSLQMAGMVMFIFAFIPGFPMLVFGLLGAVTLASSWWLVRKKKQEGEQAEHPHFSDNTSVNEGGDENMAPGAVPLMLYLGADVPSQGVKEALQRLRWQLFEQLGVPLPEIQLQIAKKGNSGLCDVLLYQEPVLQLQFDLDESLLVEPMVTLPSRVETLPFSGEELHWIKGNVLEQAREQGLSVCSAEQIPAYIVGKVIGRYAGEFIGVQETRYLMDAMEARYGELVKELQRMLSVGKVAEILQRLVEEGISIRDLRTIFETLVEWVSKEKDIIMLTEYVRIALRRHIRRNFATPQGWISVLMVGEGIENLIRESIRQSTAGSYSALDMEQSNLILTTLKAELPPQQACVLLTSLDVRRYLRKIIERELFTTPVLSFQELGDDAEIKVLAHVDLVGEALDAAMAS
- a CDS encoding EscN/YscN/HrcN family type III secretion system ATPase — encoded protein: MNLPDIQAMSSFLETSLFSQVEPSPAAPVRYFGKVQEVGATVVRATLPGAHQGELCVIDDELKAEVVAVKGDEVVLSPFDVTSWLKTGALVEPLGHGHQVFLGQSLLGRVVDGFGAVMDGDPLSCTEIRPNYASAPDPLSRSLIHDIMPLGIRAIDSILTCGVGQRIGIFAAAGGGKSTLLGMIASHSQADVIVLALVGERGREVREFIEYNLSPEARSRTVMVVATSDRPPLERMKATLTATTIAEYFRDQGKNVLLMVDSLTRFARSAREISLAAGEAAVSNGFPPSVFVNLSALVERAGPAAKGSITGIYTVLVEGDNMNEPIADEVRSLLDGHIVLSRKLAGAGHYPAIDINASVSRVMDQIVTQEQTEHAARVRQLLSLYDEVQLLIRVGEYVEGEDEETDEAVKRHGDITRFLRQSVSEFSPYEQTQMGLSALLES